The Streptomyces europaeiscabiei genome window below encodes:
- a CDS encoding DUF305 domain-containing protein — MLVRRTTRAPLVTASLTAAFLVLAGCDSGSESDPDGGSAQSSGPAVIAPGKPGEAAQTLSPEEVQEQRAEDDTPNSADFDYVRMMIVHHTQALEMTELAPDHAKSTPVKRIAERISAAQKPEIEAMEGWLKVHDGDKRDTAHDHETMPGMATGAQLRKLGTLDGEKFDQLFLKLMITHHEGAITMATDVKAQGNNILVEEMADDVIAQQATEISRMRDLTE; from the coding sequence GTGCTCGTTCGCCGCACAACCCGCGCACCGCTGGTCACGGCCTCGCTGACGGCCGCTTTCCTGGTACTCGCGGGCTGCGACTCGGGGTCGGAGTCGGACCCCGACGGCGGTTCCGCCCAGTCGAGCGGACCGGCGGTGATCGCCCCCGGAAAACCCGGTGAGGCCGCACAAACCCTCTCCCCGGAAGAAGTCCAGGAGCAGCGGGCGGAGGACGACACTCCGAATTCCGCGGACTTCGACTATGTGCGCATGATGATCGTGCACCACACCCAGGCGTTGGAGATGACCGAACTCGCCCCCGACCACGCGAAGTCGACCCCGGTGAAGCGGATCGCCGAGCGCATCTCGGCCGCCCAGAAGCCCGAGATCGAGGCCATGGAGGGCTGGCTGAAGGTCCACGACGGTGACAAGAGGGACACCGCGCACGACCACGAGACGATGCCCGGCATGGCCACCGGGGCCCAGCTCAGAAAACTCGGCACACTCGACGGGGAGAAGTTCGACCAGCTCTTCCTGAAGCTGATGATCACTCATCACGAGGGGGCGATCACCATGGCCACGGATGTGAAGGCGCAGGGCAACAACATCCTGGTCGAGGAGATGGCCGACGACGTGATCGCCCAGCAGGCGACGGAGATCAGCCGGATGCGCGACCTGACGGAGTAG
- a CDS encoding DUF6214 family protein, translated as MTVRRAWEVQEHGGATAWFDAMLAFPDGAAVEVLVVVCEGRLSLEDVRAQPPLSLDDLAELADWIEGPLFEACGTTPDFLDEELPQTAYGSGRRARPAWPRGTEGRRLVAEEYLAAQRSGYDPVLAVMCATGHSRRKSLRLIAGARDEGLLGPRHARR; from the coding sequence GTGACCGTGCGTCGCGCGTGGGAAGTGCAGGAGCACGGCGGCGCCACGGCCTGGTTCGACGCGATGCTGGCCTTCCCGGACGGCGCCGCGGTCGAGGTGCTCGTCGTGGTCTGCGAGGGCCGTCTGTCCCTGGAGGACGTGCGTGCCCAGCCGCCGCTGTCCCTGGACGACCTGGCGGAGCTGGCCGACTGGATCGAGGGCCCGCTCTTCGAGGCGTGCGGCACCACGCCCGATTTCCTCGACGAGGAGCTGCCGCAGACCGCGTACGGATCCGGGCGCCGGGCCAGGCCCGCCTGGCCGCGGGGGACGGAGGGGCGGCGGCTGGTGGCTGAGGAGTACCTCGCGGCGCAGCGGTCCGGCTACGACCCGGTCCTCGCCGTGATGTGCGCGACGGGGCACAGCCGCCGCAAGTCGCTCCGGCTGATCGCCGGGGCGCGCGACGAGGGCCTGCTCGGCCCCCGCCACGCCCGGCGCTGA
- a CDS encoding FAD-dependent oxidoreductase, which produces MLHVAVVGSGPSGCYTAQSLVQQDPDVLVDVLDRLPCPYGLVRYGVAPDHEKIKSLQNNLRTVLEHERVRFLGGVRVGPDGVPAARLRELYHAVVYCVGAAADRRLGIPGEELRGSWSATEFVSWYSAHPDAVTDGFALGARAAVVIGVGNVAVDVTRMLARGAAELSPTDMPQAALTSLASSEVTHVHMVGRRGPSQARFTTKELRELGTLPDTQVTVNPAELELDPDYVDPSSLPAARRRNVEVLRGWATAPAPPGRHRVRLRFFLRPVALLADGDRVCGVRLERTEPDGHGGLSGTGRYEEIEAQLVLRSVGYRGVPLDGLPFDPAHGTVPHSAGRVLREGVASPGEYVAGWIKRGPTGVIGTNRPCAKETATSLLEDAPELAGRNVPDDPARALRAEGCTPVEWSGWQAIERAEAELGASLGRGVVKLPDWRSLLNAAHRGAR; this is translated from the coding sequence GTGCTGCATGTCGCCGTCGTCGGATCGGGGCCGAGCGGGTGCTACACCGCCCAGAGCCTCGTCCAGCAGGACCCGGACGTGCTCGTCGACGTACTGGACCGGTTGCCGTGCCCGTACGGTCTGGTGCGCTACGGGGTGGCGCCGGACCACGAGAAGATCAAGTCGCTGCAGAACAATCTGCGCACCGTCCTGGAGCACGAGCGGGTCCGGTTCCTCGGCGGCGTCCGGGTGGGCCCGGACGGGGTGCCGGCCGCCCGGCTGCGGGAGCTGTACCACGCGGTCGTGTACTGCGTGGGCGCCGCGGCCGACCGACGGCTCGGTATCCCGGGTGAGGAGCTGCGGGGCAGCTGGTCGGCCACCGAGTTCGTCTCCTGGTACAGCGCGCACCCGGACGCCGTGACCGACGGCTTCGCCCTCGGCGCACGGGCCGCCGTGGTCATCGGCGTCGGCAACGTCGCCGTCGACGTCACCCGGATGCTCGCCCGCGGCGCGGCCGAGCTGAGCCCCACGGACATGCCCCAGGCCGCGCTCACCTCCCTCGCCTCCAGCGAGGTCACCCATGTCCACATGGTGGGCCGCCGAGGCCCCTCCCAGGCCCGCTTCACCACGAAGGAGCTGCGCGAGCTGGGGACCCTCCCGGACACCCAAGTGACCGTCAACCCTGCCGAGTTGGAACTCGATCCGGACTACGTCGACCCGTCGTCCCTCCCTGCCGCCCGGCGCCGCAACGTCGAGGTTCTGCGCGGCTGGGCCACCGCGCCCGCCCCGCCCGGCCGCCACCGCGTCCGCCTGCGCTTCTTCCTCCGCCCCGTCGCACTCCTCGCCGACGGTGACCGGGTCTGTGGCGTCCGCCTGGAGCGCACCGAACCCGACGGCCACGGCGGTCTGAGCGGCACCGGCCGGTACGAGGAGATCGAGGCCCAACTCGTCCTCCGCTCGGTCGGCTACCGGGGCGTCCCCCTCGACGGCCTCCCCTTCGACCCGGCCCACGGCACGGTCCCGCACAGCGCCGGCCGCGTACTCCGCGAAGGCGTGGCCTCCCCGGGCGAGTACGTGGCCGGCTGGATCAAACGTGGCCCGACCGGGGTGATCGGCACCAACCGCCCCTGTGCCAAGGAGACGGCGACATCTCTGCTGGAGGACGCGCCGGAGCTCGCGGGCAGGAACGTGCCGGACGATCCCGCGAGGGCACTGCGGGCCGAGGGCTGCACGCCGGTCGAATGGTCGGGTTGGCAGGCGATAGAGCGAGCCGAGGCGGAACTGGGCGCCTCTCTCGGCAGAGGCGTGGTGAAACTCCCGGACTGGCGGTCCCTGCTGAACGCCGCTCACCGGGGCGCCCGTTGA